atgttgccaatttgtacctcccaagcgcttagtacagtgctctgcacatagtaagcgctcaataaatacgattgatgatgatggtgtacgtGTTAAgcggcagaataataataataataataatgatggcatttgttaagcgcttactatgtgcacagcaccgttctaagcgctgggggggaaacaaggcgatcaagttgtcccacttggggctcacactcttcatccccattttacagatgaggtaactgaggctcagagaagctaagcgacttgcccaaggtcacacagcagacgtggtggagttgggattcgaacccctgaccactgactccaaagcccgggctctttccactgagccacgctgcttctgatggcgtttgttaagcgcttactctgtgcaaagcactgttctaagcgctggggaggttacaaggtgatcgggttgtcccacggggggctcacagtcttcatgcccgttttccagatgagggaactgaggcccagagaagtgaagtgccttgcccaaagtcacacagctgacagttggcggagctgggatttgaacccatgacctctgactccaaagcccgggctctttcccgacTCTGCAGAAAGTCCCAGGTGCTTGCCCAGAGTCCATGGAACTTTCTCCCTACATCCCTCTTACCTCCTCATTAATAGCCCcaggaccagtcaatcaatcaatcaatcatttattgagcacttactgtgtgcagagcactgtactaagcacttgggaagtacaagttggcaacatatagagacagtccctacccaacagtgggctcacagtcctctcgtagaactacaagaagcagtgtagaagcagcgtggctcagtggaaagagccaggactttggagtcagaggtcatgggttcaaatcccggctccgccacttgtcagctgtgtgactttgggcaagtcacttcacttctctgggcctcagttccctcatctgtaaaatggggatgaagagtgtgagccccccgtgggacaacctgatcaccttgtaacctccccagcgcttagaacagtcctttgcacatagtaagcgcttaataaatgccattattattattattattattattattattattattattattaactatgcatggctcagtggaaagagcccgggctttggagtcaagaggtcatgtgttcaaatcccagctccaccaactgtcagctgggtgactttcagcaagtcacttctctgggcctcagttccctcatctgtaaaatggggattaagacggagccccaagtgggacaacctgatcaccttgtaacttccccagcgcttagaacggtactttgcacatagtaagcgcttaataaatgccattattatttttttatagagaagcagcgtggctcagtggaaagagcatgggctttggctatgttgccaacttgtacttcccaagcgcttagtacagtgctctgcacacagtaagcgctcaataaatacgattgattgattgattgattgatttggaggcagaggtcatgggttcaaatcccagctccgccaattatcagctgtgtggctttgggcaagtcacttgacttctctgtgcctcaattccctcagagaagcagcgtggctcagtggaaagagcccgggctttggaatcagaggtcaggggttcaaatcctggctctgccaattgtcagctgtgtgactttgggcaagccactcaacttccctgtgccttagttacctcacctgtaaaatggggatgaagactgtgagccccacgagggacaacctgatcaccttgtaacctccccagcgcttagaactgtgctttgcacatagtaagcgctttataaatgccatcattgttatttttatcattattaaaatggggatgaagactgattccccctgatgggacaacctgatcaccttgtaacctccccagcgcttagtacaatgctttgcacatagtaaaggcttaataaatgccatcattgttattatttcccatAGAACTACgctacttaataacaataatgatggtactgaaGCACTtaaactgttttaagcactggagtagatacaagataatcaggttggttggacacagtccctgtcctacatgggcctcacattctcaattcccattttggacagggattttgcgtttatctgattaacttgtatctaccccagtgtttagaggagtgttttccacatagtaaaggcttactaagtgccatcattgttattattacttcccatacAACTACgctacttaataacaataatgatggtactgcagcactttctgtgtcccaggcactgttttaagcgctggagtggatacaagataatcaggttggttggaccccgtccctgtcccacatgggcctcacattctcaattcccattttggccAGGGATTTTGCgttaatctgattaatttgtatctacctcagtgtttagaggagtgttttccacatagtaaaggctaagtgccatcattgttattattacttcccatagAACTATgctacttaataacaataatgatggtactgaagcacttactgtgtcccaggcactgttttaagcgctagagtagatacagtataatcaggttggttggacacagtccctatcccacataggcctcacattctcaattcccattttggccAGGGATTTTGcgttaatctgattaacttgtatctaccccagtgtttagaggagtgttttccacatagtaaaggcttactaagtgccatcattgttattattacttcccatacAACTATgctacttaataacaataatgatggtactgaagcacttactgtgtcccaggcactgttttaagcgctggagtggatacaagataatcaggttggttggacacagtccctgtcccacataggcctcacattctcaattcccattttggacagggattttgcattaatctgattaacttgtatctaccccagtgtttagaggagtgttttccacatagtaaaggcttactaagtgccatcattgttattattacttcccatagAACTATgctacttaataacaataatgatggtactgaagcacttactgtgtcccaagcactgttttaagcgctagagtagatacaaaataatcaggttggttggacacagtccctgtcccacataggcctcatattctcaattcccattttggccAGGGATTTTGCgttaatctgattaatttgtatctaccccagtgtttagaggagtgttttccacatagtaaaggcttactaagtgccatcattgttattacttccCATAGAACTATGCTacttaatgacaataatgatggtactgaagcacttactgtgtcccaggcactgttttaagcgctagagtagatacaaaatactcaggttggttggacacagtctctgtcccacatgggcctcacattctcaattcccattttggccAGGGATTTTGCgttaatctgattaatttgtatctaccacagtgtttagaggagtgttttccacatagtaaaggcttactaagtgccatcattgttattacttccCATAGAACTATGCTacttaatgacaataatgatgatactgaagcacttactgtgtcccaggcactgttttaagcgctagagtagatacaaaatactcaggttggttggacacagtccctgtcccacatgggcctcacattctcaattcccattttggccAGGGATTTTGCgttaatctgattaacctgtatctaccccagtgtttagaggagtgttttacacatagtaaaagcttactaagtgccatcattgttattattacttcccatagAACTATGctacttaacaataatgatggtactgaagcacttactgtgtcccaggcactgttttaagcgctagagtagatacaaaatactcaggttggttggacacagtccctgtcccacatgggcctcacattctcaattcccattttggacAGGCATTTTGCgttaatctgattaacctgtatctaccccagtgtttagaggagTGTCttacacatagcaaatgctcaacgAGTATCAGAATTATTAAATTGTCAGGGGAAACCCAAAATAATGGCACGGTGTGTAACGGGGGGGGCTGGCCCATCTCACCTTGGCGGCCTGAGAGTCTCTCATGTAATATTTGAGCATATCCGTCAGCTTCAGATCCTCATCCGAGGCCACTCGCCCTTCCAGCTTCTGCAGATTAGAGGGAGGGTTGAGGGGGACGGTTTGGTAGTAGATGCCCCCTCCcctactccccacagcactaggttTCTGTCCGAAAGGAAGCCGGCACTCACCCGCAGACGCTCAAAAAGCTCAGCCAACTTGAGGAAGCTCCTACAGCGGAGAGAAGCGCCCGTTACGACTAagcccctttcattcagtcaatcgtatttattgagcgcttactgtgtgcagagcactggactaagcgcttgggaagtccaagtgggcaacatctattattaataacaaagggGCTGAGAGATGGTCCTGGTCGTCGTAGATTCTGTTCATTCctgacgtcaatcaatcaatcaatcatatttattgagggcttactgtgtgcagaggactggactaagcgcttgggaagtccaagttggcaacatctattattaataacaaagggGCTGAGAGATGGTCCTGGTCATCGTAGATGCTGTTCATTCctgacgtcaatcaatcaatcgtatttattgagggcttactgtgtgcagagcactggactaagcgcttgggaagtccaagtgggcaacatctattattaataacaaagggGCTGAGAGATGGTCCTGGTCATCGTAGATTCTGTTCATTCctgacgtcaatcaatcaatcgtatttattgagcgcttactgtgtgcagagcactggactaagcgcttgggaagtccaagttggcaacatctagagacggtccctacccaacagtgggctcacagtctagaagggggaggcagagaacaaaacaaaacatattaacaaaataaaataaatagaatatgtacagataaaataaatagagtaataaatacatacagacatatatacagatgctgtggggaggggaaggaggtaaggcagggagggcaggctttaataataacatttatcgtATTTcagcactatgtgctaggcactgtactaaacaccggggtggatacagtccctgtcccacatggggctcacagtctcaatccctatcttacaggcgaggtaactgaggcacagaggagagaagtgacttgccaaagtcacagggcagacattcactcattcattcaattgtatttattgagcgcttactgtgtgcagagcactgtactaagcgcttgggaagtccaagttggcaacatagagagacggtccctacccaacagtgggctcacggtctagatgggggagacagacgacaaaacaaaccaagtggacaggtgtcaagacgtcagaacaaacagaattaaagctaaatgcacatcactgacgaaataaatagaattgtaaatatgtacaagtgacggagccgggattagaactcaggtccttctgactccgaggcctgtgctcttgtgctaagtactgtaatcaatcaatcgtatttattgagcgcttactgtgtgcagcgcactgtactaagcgcttgggaagtacaagtcggcaacatctagagatggtccctacccaccagtgggctcacagtctagaaaggggagacagagaacaaaaccaaacatagtaacaaaataaaataaatagaatagataagtacaagtaaaataaatagagtaataaatacgtacaaacatatatacatatatatatatatacaggtgtgtgtgtatatatatatatatatatatatacacacacaaaccatatagaacaaaaccaaacatattaacaaaataaaataaatagaatagataagcacaagtaaaataaatacagtaataaatacgtataaacatatatacatatacatatatatgtgtgtgtgtgtgtatatatatacacacatatatatacacacacatatatatgtatatacacacacacacacacacacacacacacatatatacatgtgtgtgtgtgtatgtatgctctgtctcccccttttagactgtgagcccactgttgggtagggactgtctctatatgttgccaacttgtacttcccaagtgcttagtacagtgctctgcacacagtaagcgctcaataaatacgaatgatgatatatgtatatatatatgtatgtgtgtgtatatatataaaatatatacatatataataaaatatattatatatgcctatattatatatatataatatatataataaaatatatacatatatatatatatatatatatatatatatatatatatatatataattaaaaggtgctgtactaagccctggggtagatagaggattatcaggtcccacatagggctcacagtccaagaaggaagaacagggattgaattgccattttgcaagtgaggtaacaggcacagagaggccaagtgactcgccaagcagacaagtggcgccaggactagaatccaggtcctgacaccccaggcctgggcttttatattggactctcccaagcgtccattctttcaatcgtatttattgagcgcttactgtgtgccgagcactgtactaagcgcgtgggaagtccaagttggcaacacatagggacggtccctacccaaaagtgggctcacagtctcgaagggagccccccgtgggacaacctgatcaccttgtaacctccccagcgcttagaacatagtaagcgcttaataaatgccgtattattacagtgctttaagtgctcaataaatatgaatgaatgagtgccgccGCCCGGGGGGGGGTTAGGGGGCCCCCTGGTGGCAGGTGGGGGTAGCGCGGACTGGGCTGGCAAACTGGGCAAACTGGGCAAACTGGGGGTAGGAGATGGGCGAGGGGGTGCGGCTCCTCACGTCTTCAGCTGGTTGACCTCCTGCGCGCCCAGGCTGCTCAGCGCGGCCGAGATGGGGATGTAATCCTCGGCCAGACCTGCGCGGGACAATCTCACCGTCAGGGCCAACCTCGGAGCGGCCGGGGGGGCCGCGTCACGGGCCGGCTCCGGCCCCCCGTACCCAGCGGGTGCCCCAACACCAGGCCCCGTCGCCCCAGGacgggtctgccaactcttcCGTTGGACTCTTCCCAGCGGCttcacccagtgctctgcacggagttgGCGCTCGAGGAATGCCCGTCGGTGGACCTAGATggccacccctgccctcccctggccCCGGCGAGGCGGGGAGGCACGCtcctgggggcggcggggggacggggagggcccACGTACACTTGTGCGAACGCATGACGCGGTCGGCACGCAGGCAGGCGTCCCGGATGCGGGTGTGATATTCCAGCAGGAATGTCCGCTCGTGCTCGAAGAAGTCATCCACTTCCTGGTGGGAAGCGGTGATGCTGGGATTGCCCAGCCCCCCCCCGGCCATGCCCAGTCTCCCGCTCCCCAGGTCGGAAGCCACGTACCGGGGAGCctcccccccgccagccccgtCTTGCTCCCCTCACTCACCTTGAGGCCCACCACGCCCGTGATCAGGGCCTCGTCGGCCGACTTGACGATGTTCCTCAGGAATCCCCCCAGCAGCTCCTTGCGGTTCTTCCCTCGCACGCTCAGCTGGGTGAGGCGGGAGGGAAGCGGAGAAGGGGATGAGCTGAGGGGCTCTGtcaccccccgccaccccaccgcGCCCCGATAATCAGACCTCCCTCCGCCCGCTGCCTCGTCCCCGACGGCCGGCCTTCCCAAGGGGGCTCCgggcagctcccggatctctgtCCCCTCGGGGATTTGGCCACCCTTCCGCTCCATTCCCGCTCCCGGGAAGCCCCACGGGCCCTCTGGCTTCTCCCGGGGCCCGCGGTCCCTCTGGGCGGCTGCCTCCCGCTCACGTCCTGGCCGTATTCCAAGAAGACGAAGAGGTTGTGGTCGCGCCGCAGGGTGGGATGGGCTGCCAAGCGCTGGAGGAACACTTCGTGCATGGCCACCGTCTTCTTGAAGATCGCCAGGTATTCCCTGAGTCGGGAGCGGGGACCGAGGAGGAACGGCAGGCTCAGAGGGCCCGGCTGActtctccctcccgccccgctTCTCTTTtcagaacaaaaataataataataattgtggaatttaagcacttcctctgcgccaggcactgtactactactactactactaattaagcactgggatggatgcaacgAATGGTGTcaggcgcttacgatgtgccgggctctgcactaagcgctgcgcTGGACACAGTACATTGCGTTCAGGCctgactatgggccagacactgtactaagtgctgggatggatacaacgaatgccatttgtcagctgtgtgacttcgggcaagtcactcaacttctctgtgcctcagttccctcgtctgtaaaatgggggtgaagactgtgcgccctccgtgggacaacctgagcaccttgtaacctccccagcgcttagaacagtgctttgcacatagtaagcgcttaataaatgccatcatcattactactaattagtagtattattactatgtgcaaagcactgttctaagcactgggggggatacaaggtgatcaggttgtacatacttattactctattttacttgtacacatctattctatttattttattttgttaatatgtttggttttgttctccgtctcccccttctatcaatcaatcaatcaatcgtatttattgagcgcttactgtgtgcagagcactggactaagcgcttgggaagtacaagttggcaacatctacagacggtccctacccaacagtgggctcacagtctaaaagggggagacagagaacaaaaccaaacatactaacaaaataaaataaatcatcatcatcatcaatcatatttattgagcgcttactgtgtgcagagcactggactaagcgcttgggaagtccaagttggcaacatatagagatggccccaacgtaacagtgggctcacagtctaaaagggggagacagagaacaaaaccaaacatactaacaacataaaataaagagaatagatatgtacaagtaaaataaataaataaataaatagagtaataaatatgtacaaacatatatactgtgagcccactgttgggtagggactgtctctatatgttgccaacttgtacttcccaagcgcttagtccagtgctctgcacacagtaagcgctcaataaatacgattgattgattgattgatcaggttgtcccgcgtggggctcacagtcatcctccccattttacagatgaggtaactgaggctccgagaagtgaaatgacttgcccagcgtcacacagcagacaggtggcagagccgggattcgaacacatgacctctgactccaaagcccgtgctctttccactgagccacgctgcttcaaaactagactgtaaactcacggtgggcaggaaatgcgtctgttatattgtactcgcccaagcacttagcacaagacTGcacaaagagcataggcctggagcaataataatgatgatggcatttattaagcgcttactatgtgcaaagcactgtactaagcgctggggaggttacaaggtgatcagggtgtcccatgggggggctcacagtcttaattcccattttacaggaagtcaaaaggtcatgggttctaatccctgctccgccactcggctgctgtgtgaccttgggtaaatcacttaacttttagactgtgagccgactgttgggtagggactgtctctatatgttgccaacttggacttcccaagcgcttagtccagtgctctgcacacagtaagcgctcaataaatacgattgatgatgatgatgatgatgatgataacttctctgggcctcagttccctcatctgtaaaatggggattgagactgggagtcccacgcgggacagggactgtgtccaatcccgtttgcttgtatccacccagtgcttagtacagtgcctggcacacagtaagcactaaacaaataccacaattagtcgacgctcaataaatacgattgaatgaaggatttacatttatttatactgatgctattgatgcctgtttacttgttttgtttggttttgatgtctgtctccccccttctagactgtgagcccgttgtgggcagggattgtctctctttgttgctgaattgtacttctcaagcgcttagtcagtgctctgcacacagtaagtgctcaataaatacgattgaatgaatgaatgtcagccctatttgtgtttctcccccttctagactttgagcccgttagGTGGGGACCTGataatcctctatctaccccagggattagtacagcacctttttattatatatatatatacacacacacacacacacacacacatatacatatatatacatatatatacacacacacacagcaccttatatatatatatatatatatatatatatacatacatatacacctgtgtatatatacacacccctctctctctctatgtatatatatacctgtatatatataggcgtaaacacacacacacacacacacatacctatatacatatacacctatgtatatgtgtgtgtgtgtatatatatgtgtgtgtgtgtgtgtgtgtgtatatatatatatatatatacacctatatataggtatatatatacacctatatataggtatatatatacacctgtatatatgtatatatgtacacgtgtgtgtgtgtgtatatatacatacacctacatatatatatatatatatatatatatatatatgtttgtacgtatctattactctatttattttacttgtacatatctattctatttattttattttgttaatatgtttggttttgttctctgtctcccccttctagactgtgagcccactgttgggtagggaccgtctctatatgttgctaacttgtacttcccaagcgcttagtccagtgctctgcacactgtaagcgctcaatacgattgattgattgattaaaaaaagaatggggagggggtcgaggggagggTCTCGGCGACACTCACCCCTCCAGCTCCTGTTTCATCTTGGCAAACTCTTCTCGGGTGACAGAGCTGTCCCCTTCCCCCAGTTTCTGAAGTTTCTCCCGGGAGACCTCGAAGTCCGGTTTCGGCGGAGCTGGGGGAATCTGTCCGAGGCAAGATGgggaatgatgataatcatattaataactgtggcagccgttaagcacttagtatgtgccaagccctgtacgaaatgctgggctagatatgagatcgtcaggtcccatgtgaggctcacaggtctaagcaggagggagaagaggtactgaatccccatatatgtatatatgtttgtacatatttattactctatttatttatttattttacctgtacatatctattctatttattttattttgtt
This genomic stretch from Tachyglossus aculeatus isolate mTacAcu1 chromosome 22, mTacAcu1.pri, whole genome shotgun sequence harbors:
- the SNX32 gene encoding sorting nexin-32, coding for MDENQQTGDDTEPCSVSVGLQGASLLQVEISDAVSERDRVKFTVQTKSSLPHFAQAEFAVVRQHEEFIWLHDAYTDNRDYAGIIIPPAPPKPDFEVSREKLQKLGEGDSSVTREEFAKMKQELEGEYLAIFKKTVAMHEVFLQRLAAHPTLRRDHNLFVFLEYGQDLSVRGKNRKELLGGFLRNIVKSADEALITGVVGLKEVDDFFEHERTFLLEYHTRIRDACLRADRVMRSHKCLAEDYIPISAALSSLGAQEVNQLKTSFLKLAELFERLRKLEGRVASDEDLKLTDMLKYYMRDSQAAKDLLYRRLRALADYENANKALDKARMRNREVRPAETHQQLCCRRFERLSDSAKQELTDFKSRRVSAFRKNLVELAELELKHAKASTMLLRTTLLAVKGEP